The Leptodactylus fuscus isolate aLepFus1 chromosome 3, aLepFus1.hap2, whole genome shotgun sequence genome has a segment encoding these proteins:
- the MCFD2 gene encoding multiple coagulation factor deficiency protein 2 has product MPSHKTYPSCLFCGLVSAVLILSAIAEEHVHPKVETETHTGSRFDKNVVHDKEHIMEHLEGVVQYPEAEMSPQELQLHYFKMHDYDGNSLLDGLELATAISHVHKEGSNDHTQDLSEQEMMNMIDDVLRDDDKNNDGYIDYAEFANSME; this is encoded by the exons ATGCCGTCCCACAAGACGTACCCCTCCTGTCTCTTCTGTGGTCTGGTCTCTGCAGTATTAATATTGTCCGCAATAGCAGAAGAGCACGTACATCCAAAAGTGGAAACGGAGACGCACACCGGCAGTCGTTTCGATAAAAATGTGGTACACGATAAGGA ACACATAATGGAGCACTTGGAAGGAGTCGTTCAGTATCCAGAGGCAGAAATGTCCCCTCAGGAGCTGCAGCTCCATTATTTCAAGATGCACGACTACGACGGCAACAGTTTATTAGACGGCCTCGAGCTGGCAACTGCAATCTCGCATGTGCATAAAGAG GGGAGCAATGACCACACCCAGGATTTATCCGAGCAAGAAATGATGAACATGATAGACGACGTTCTACGGGACGACGATAAGAATAACGACGGATACATTGATTACGCCGAATTTGCTAACTCGATGGAGTAA